Proteins encoded together in one Mycolicibacter minnesotensis window:
- a CDS encoding DUF3558 domain-containing protein: MSRRVLAGLAALAVLIAPTACSREVGGTAVKAGAGDTKRNDNSQRQYPNLLKECEVLTTDILAKTVGADPLDIQSTFVGAICRWQAANPAGLIDITRFWFEQGSLDNERKVAEFLKYQIETKSIVGVPSIVMRPSDPNGSCGVASDAAGVVGWWVNPQAPGIDACEQAVKLMELTLATNS; the protein is encoded by the coding sequence ATGAGCCGCCGGGTTCTGGCTGGGCTCGCCGCACTGGCGGTGCTGATCGCGCCGACGGCCTGCTCCCGTGAGGTAGGCGGTACCGCGGTCAAGGCCGGTGCGGGCGACACCAAGCGCAACGACAACTCCCAGCGGCAGTACCCGAACCTCCTCAAGGAGTGCGAGGTGCTGACCACCGACATCCTGGCCAAGACGGTGGGCGCGGATCCGCTCGACATCCAGAGCACCTTTGTCGGGGCCATCTGCCGCTGGCAGGCGGCCAACCCGGCCGGCCTGATCGACATCACCCGGTTCTGGTTCGAGCAGGGCAGCCTGGACAACGAGCGCAAGGTCGCCGAGTTCCTGAAATACCAGATCGAGACCAAGTCCATCGTGGGCGTGCCGTCGATCGTGATGCGGCCGTCGGACCCCAATGGCTCGTGCGGGGTCGCCAGTGACGCCGCCGGTGTGGTCGGCTGGTGGGTGAATCCGCAGGCGCCAGGGATCGATGCGTGTGAGCAGGCGGTCAAGCTGATGGAACTGACGCTCGCGACCAACTCCTGA
- a CDS encoding TetR family transcriptional regulator, protein MGNREDLLEGAKRCLVERGWANTTVRDIAAAAGVSHAAIGYHFGSRERLLVQALLEELDELDSRMAPDGQPATAVDRWQAVLESFSTDKALWTSHLEAIVQAQRNDELRARLAEGQQRARAEMGGSVALAVVLGMMVQSLIDPDSTPTAAEAVAELRELAGPSARAAASVERVAKHT, encoded by the coding sequence ATGGGCAACCGTGAGGATCTGCTGGAAGGCGCCAAGCGCTGCCTCGTCGAGCGCGGCTGGGCCAACACGACAGTGCGCGACATCGCCGCGGCGGCCGGCGTCAGCCATGCCGCCATCGGCTATCACTTCGGCAGCCGTGAACGGCTCCTGGTACAGGCGCTGCTCGAAGAGCTCGACGAACTCGACTCGCGCATGGCGCCCGATGGACAACCCGCGACTGCCGTGGACCGGTGGCAGGCGGTGCTGGAGTCCTTCAGCACCGACAAGGCGCTGTGGACCTCGCACCTGGAAGCGATCGTGCAGGCCCAGCGAAACGACGAACTGCGCGCCCGCCTCGCCGAAGGCCAGCAACGCGCACGCGCCGAGATGGGTGGTTCTGTGGCACTGGCGGTGGTCCTGGGCATGATGGTCCAGTCACTGATCGACCCCGACAGCACCCCCACGGCGGCGGAAGCGGTCGCCGAGCTGCGCGAGCTGGCCGGCCCCAGCGCACGAGCCGCGGCCAGCGTAGAACGCGTTGCAAAACATACTTAG
- a CDS encoding DUF3558 domain-containing protein: MVGGCSDSGSPEAQSGTQSASPTAEQSNHGPSFPVCGGISDETMANLTRVAGLVSTAQNSVGCQWLLRGGIMGPHFSFSWYRGSPIGRERKTEEVSRTSVEDINIDGHSGFIAIGTAPTMGDNLCEVGIQFKDDFIEWSVSFAQKPFPDPCDVAKELTRQSIANSK, encoded by the coding sequence ATGGTCGGTGGATGTTCCGACTCCGGCTCGCCCGAAGCGCAGTCCGGTACCCAGTCCGCGTCGCCGACGGCCGAGCAGAGCAATCATGGACCGTCGTTTCCGGTGTGCGGCGGGATCAGCGACGAGACCATGGCCAATCTGACTCGAGTGGCCGGCCTGGTCAGCACCGCCCAGAACTCGGTCGGCTGCCAGTGGCTGCTGCGCGGCGGGATCATGGGCCCGCACTTCTCCTTCTCCTGGTATCGCGGCAGCCCCATCGGTCGTGAGCGCAAGACCGAAGAGGTGTCGCGGACTTCCGTGGAGGACATCAACATCGACGGCCACAGCGGTTTCATCGCGATCGGCACCGCCCCGACCATGGGCGACAACCTGTGTGAGGTCGGCATCCAATTCAAAGATGACTTCATCGAGTGGTCGGTGAGCTTCGCCCAGAAGCCGTTCCCGGATCCCTGCGACGTCGCCAAAGAGCTGACTCGCCAGTCGATTGCGAACTCGAAATGA
- a CDS encoding MarR family winged helix-turn-helix transcriptional regulator — MDEIHDLQAMPALPGLNGLEQDCWKQFLDCSLNLVATVNICLKGAHDLSIRDVLLLELLSKPNRRAHRLCALAEALRVSQGQLSTQIRRLEAQGWITRSPTRGDPRGILPRITSEGHKRLHAVMETYAQGVRVHYLDQLEPEQMLNLVDSCERINDSLSTIAERRGLRVAR, encoded by the coding sequence GTGGACGAGATACACGATCTTCAGGCGATGCCGGCGCTGCCCGGGCTGAATGGTCTTGAGCAGGACTGCTGGAAGCAGTTCCTCGATTGTTCGCTCAACCTTGTTGCAACGGTGAATATCTGCCTCAAGGGCGCGCATGATCTTTCGATTCGCGACGTGCTGTTGCTGGAGCTGCTCAGCAAGCCGAATCGGCGGGCGCACCGATTGTGTGCCCTAGCCGAAGCGCTTCGGGTATCGCAAGGTCAGTTGTCCACTCAGATCCGCCGCCTCGAAGCGCAGGGCTGGATCACCAGGAGCCCCACCCGGGGCGACCCGCGTGGCATTCTGCCCCGGATCACCAGCGAGGGCCACAAGCGCCTGCATGCGGTCATGGAGACCTACGCGCAGGGTGTTCGCGTGCACTATCTCGACCAACTCGAGCCCGAGCAGATGCTCAACCTGGTCGACAGCTGCGAACGGATCAACGACTCGCTGAGCACCATCGCTGAGCGGCGGGGGCTCCGCGTCGCCCGCTGA
- a CDS encoding ABC transporter ATP-binding protein, which produces MLLALLRCYLQPYRRPVAAVMALQLISTLASLYLPTVNATIIDDGVVRGDTAIIIRLGAVMLGVTGLQMLCAVAAVYFGARAGTGFGRDLRRAVFARVIGFSERETTRFGAPTLLTRTTNDVRQIQLVVQLGANTLVAAPIMCIGGVVMAVHQDAGLAWLLAVSVPLLALANYLIVSRMLPLFRRMQMLIDNIGRVLRDQLTGIRVIRAFAREPHERERFGQANAALSDASLTVGKLQVLMLPATTLIINASSVALIWFGALRIDAGQMQVGSLIAFLSYFMQILMSVLMATMVLAILPRAAVCAERITEVLSTEPSIGAPARPLAPASRTGEVALRGVGFRYPGADRSVLHDVSLTALPGTTTAVVGSTGSGKSTLMSLICRLRDVTAGAVLIDGVNVRDRDPEELWSGIGLVPQRGYLFSGTVADNLRYGAPAGVTVSDEQMWAALQVAAADDFVAAHPDGLAMPVAQGGINLSGGQRQRLAIARAVIRRPSIYLFDDAFSALDTRTDAAVRAALRDAAADATVIIVAQRISTVLQADQVVVLDDGRVVGTGTHQQLLAQCPTYAEFAESQSVTTGAGSS; this is translated from the coding sequence ATGCTTCTGGCGCTGCTGCGCTGCTATCTCCAGCCCTACCGCCGGCCCGTCGCGGCGGTGATGGCGCTGCAACTGATCAGCACGCTCGCATCGCTGTATCTGCCCACCGTCAACGCCACGATCATCGACGACGGCGTGGTCCGCGGCGACACGGCGATCATCATCCGGCTCGGTGCGGTGATGCTCGGCGTGACCGGCCTACAGATGCTGTGCGCGGTGGCCGCGGTCTACTTCGGCGCACGCGCCGGGACCGGATTCGGACGCGATCTACGCCGCGCGGTGTTCGCCCGAGTCATCGGGTTCTCCGAACGCGAGACCACCCGCTTTGGCGCGCCGACCCTGCTGACTCGCACGACCAACGACGTCCGCCAGATCCAGCTGGTGGTGCAACTGGGCGCCAACACGCTGGTCGCCGCTCCGATCATGTGCATCGGCGGTGTGGTGATGGCGGTGCACCAGGACGCGGGGCTGGCTTGGCTGTTGGCGGTCAGCGTGCCACTGCTGGCGCTGGCCAACTATTTGATCGTGTCGCGGATGCTGCCGCTGTTTCGCCGCATGCAGATGCTGATCGACAACATCGGCCGCGTGCTGCGCGACCAGCTCACCGGCATCCGGGTGATCCGCGCCTTCGCCCGCGAACCCCACGAGCGCGAACGTTTCGGCCAGGCCAACGCCGCCCTGTCGGACGCCTCGCTGACGGTCGGAAAACTACAGGTGTTGATGCTGCCGGCCACCACGCTGATCATCAACGCCTCCAGCGTGGCGCTGATCTGGTTCGGCGCCTTGCGCATCGACGCCGGACAGATGCAGGTGGGTTCGCTGATCGCGTTCCTGTCCTACTTCATGCAGATCCTGATGTCGGTACTGATGGCCACCATGGTGCTGGCAATCCTGCCGCGCGCCGCGGTCTGCGCCGAGCGGATCACCGAGGTGCTGTCCACCGAGCCGAGCATCGGCGCCCCGGCTCGGCCGCTGGCACCGGCGTCGCGTACCGGCGAGGTCGCGCTCCGCGGCGTCGGCTTCCGCTACCCCGGGGCCGACCGATCCGTCCTGCACGATGTCTCACTGACTGCGCTCCCCGGCACCACGACCGCGGTGGTGGGATCCACCGGGTCGGGCAAGTCCACACTGATGTCGCTGATCTGCCGGCTGCGCGACGTGACCGCAGGCGCGGTGCTCATCGACGGCGTGAATGTGCGCGACCGCGACCCAGAGGAGTTGTGGTCGGGAATCGGGCTGGTGCCTCAGCGCGGCTACCTGTTCTCCGGCACGGTGGCCGACAACCTGCGCTACGGCGCCCCGGCGGGCGTGACGGTCAGCGACGAGCAGATGTGGGCGGCGCTGCAGGTGGCCGCCGCCGACGACTTCGTGGCGGCCCACCCGGATGGACTGGCGATGCCCGTGGCACAGGGCGGTATCAACCTGTCCGGCGGGCAGCGCCAACGACTGGCCATCGCACGGGCGGTGATCCGGCGGCCCTCGATCTACCTGTTCGACGACGCATTCTCGGCCCTGGACACCCGCACCGACGCCGCCGTGCGCGCCGCCCTGCGCGACGCCGCCGCAGACGCGACGGTGATCATCGTGGCGCAGCGCATCTCGACCGTCCTGCAGGCAGACCAGGTGGTCGTCCTCGACGACGGACGGGTGGTGGGCACCGGCACCCACCAGCAGTTGCTGGCGCAGTGCCCCACCTATGCCGAGTTCGCCGAATCCCAGTCGGTGACAACCGGGGCCGGTAGCTCGTGA
- a CDS encoding ABC transporter ATP-binding protein, giving the protein MTAPAPATRAGNFWPTALRLARRMGPQRRLVAAVISLSVGGIALGVAGPRILGHATDLVFNGIIGRGLPAGISKQQAVDAARAAGRDTYAEMLARMNVVPGVGIDFGAVARTLTLAMALYLVAALMIWTQARILNVILQRTMRALRSDVEDKLHRLPLRYFDTQRRGELLSRVTNDVDNTATSVSMTVSQLFSSVLTVLVVLAMMLQISPLLAAITVAGVPVTLLAVRSITRRSQRLFAAQWAATGQLGAHLEETYSGFTLVRTFGHRDWAQQRFDECNDELYRAGFGAQFFSGLIAPATGLIANLGYVAVAVIGGIQVATGQITLGSIQAFIAYVRQFNQPLGNLASMFNSLQSGAASAERVFAFLDEPEESAGPPRPFEASRGRVEFRDVSFGYRPDMPVIDDLSLNVAPGSTVAIVGPTGAGKTTLVNLLMRFYDVDRGQILIDGTDIAAVERGALRSSIGMVLQDTWLFTGTIADNIGYGRPDASHDEIVEAARAAHVDPFVRTLPDGYATRVNDDGGAISAGEKQLITIARAFLARPQLLILDEATSSVDTRTELLIQRAMRELRQGRTSFIIAHRLSTIRDADLILVMQAGRIVEQGTHAELLARRGAYWAMAESS; this is encoded by the coding sequence GTGACGGCCCCGGCACCGGCGACGCGCGCCGGGAACTTCTGGCCCACCGCACTGCGCCTGGCCCGCCGGATGGGCCCCCAGCGCAGGCTCGTCGCGGCCGTCATCAGCCTCTCGGTAGGCGGTATCGCACTGGGTGTGGCCGGACCGCGCATCCTCGGTCACGCCACCGACCTGGTGTTCAACGGAATCATCGGCCGCGGCCTGCCCGCCGGGATCAGCAAGCAGCAGGCCGTCGACGCCGCCCGTGCCGCGGGCCGGGACACCTACGCCGAGATGCTGGCGCGCATGAACGTGGTTCCCGGCGTCGGAATCGACTTCGGCGCGGTGGCACGCACGCTGACGCTGGCGATGGCCCTGTATCTGGTTGCGGCGCTGATGATCTGGACACAGGCCCGGATACTCAACGTGATCCTGCAGCGCACCATGCGGGCGTTACGCAGCGACGTCGAAGACAAGCTGCACCGGCTGCCGCTGCGCTACTTCGACACCCAGCGGCGCGGCGAACTGCTGAGCCGGGTCACCAACGATGTCGACAACACCGCAACGTCGGTGTCGATGACGGTCAGCCAACTGTTCTCCTCGGTGCTGACCGTACTGGTGGTGCTGGCGATGATGCTGCAGATCTCGCCACTACTGGCCGCGATCACCGTGGCCGGCGTACCGGTGACCCTGCTAGCGGTCCGATCGATCACCCGGCGCTCACAACGGCTGTTCGCCGCGCAATGGGCCGCCACCGGACAACTCGGCGCTCACCTGGAGGAGACCTACAGCGGTTTCACCCTGGTACGCACCTTCGGACACCGTGACTGGGCGCAGCAACGATTCGACGAATGCAATGACGAGCTCTACCGGGCCGGATTCGGAGCCCAGTTCTTCTCGGGGCTGATCGCACCGGCGACCGGACTGATCGCCAACCTCGGCTACGTCGCCGTCGCGGTGATCGGCGGGATCCAGGTCGCCACCGGGCAGATCACCCTGGGCAGCATTCAGGCGTTCATCGCCTACGTCCGCCAGTTCAACCAACCGCTGGGAAATCTGGCGTCGATGTTCAACTCGTTGCAGTCCGGGGCCGCCAGCGCCGAGCGAGTGTTCGCCTTCCTCGACGAGCCCGAAGAGTCTGCCGGCCCACCTAGGCCATTTGAGGCATCCAGGGGTCGAGTCGAGTTTCGCGACGTCAGCTTCGGCTACCGGCCCGACATGCCCGTAATCGACGACTTGTCGTTGAACGTCGCGCCGGGCAGCACGGTGGCGATCGTCGGGCCGACCGGAGCCGGCAAGACCACCCTGGTCAACCTGCTGATGCGGTTCTACGACGTGGACCGCGGGCAGATCCTGATCGACGGCACCGACATCGCCGCAGTGGAGCGGGGCGCGCTGCGTTCCTCGATCGGGATGGTGCTGCAAGACACCTGGCTGTTCACCGGAACGATTGCCGACAACATCGGATACGGCCGCCCGGACGCCAGCCACGACGAGATCGTCGAGGCCGCCCGCGCCGCACATGTCGACCCCTTCGTACGCACTCTGCCCGACGGCTACGCCACCCGGGTCAATGACGACGGCGGGGCCATCAGTGCCGGCGAGAAGCAGCTGATCACGATCGCGCGGGCGTTTCTGGCCCGCCCACAGCTGCTCATCCTCGACGAAGCGACCAGTTCGGTGGACACCCGCACCGAACTGTTGATCCAGCGCGCAATGCGGGAATTACGCCAGGGACGAACCAGTTTCATCATCGCCCACCGCCTGTCGACCATCCGCGACGCCGACCTGATCCTGGTGATGCAGGCCGGCCGGATTGTGGAACAGGGCACCCATGCCGAACTGCTGGCCCGCCGCGGGGCCTACTGGGCGATGGCCGAAAGCAGCTGA
- a CDS encoding acyl-CoA dehydrogenase family protein, whose product MAHEVVERVERIAAQLADTAEDSERLGKLSEQSVDLIRQAGVMRMLQPTDFGGYAAHPRDFAEAVMEVAKHCGSTGWVCGVGGVHPWEMALMDRRLQAEIWAENPDTWIASPYAAQGIATPVEGGYRLTGRWNFSSGTDHCSWIFLGARVAETTPPKVLHVVLPRADYTIVEDSWDVIGLSGTGSKDIVVDGAFIPEYRTIDFEHVASGVSAAAAAGRDETVYKLPFWTMFPLGITSALIGITEGALAAHLDYQRDRVAATGTKIKDDPYVLYAISEAAAEIAASRVQLLDGISRMYDLADAGKEISFEDRSMVRRNQIRCAWRAVAAADAIFARSGGNAARRNNPLQRFWRDAHVGLGHAIQTPGTIYHSSALTAMGVEGSPALRAMI is encoded by the coding sequence ATGGCACATGAAGTAGTCGAACGCGTCGAGCGGATCGCCGCCCAGCTCGCCGACACGGCCGAGGACAGCGAGCGCCTCGGCAAGCTCTCCGAGCAGTCAGTGGACCTGATTCGCCAGGCCGGTGTGATGAGGATGCTGCAGCCGACCGACTTCGGCGGGTACGCCGCCCACCCCCGCGACTTCGCCGAGGCCGTCATGGAGGTAGCCAAGCACTGCGGTTCCACGGGTTGGGTGTGCGGCGTCGGGGGAGTGCACCCCTGGGAGATGGCACTCATGGACCGGCGCCTGCAAGCCGAGATCTGGGCCGAGAACCCCGACACCTGGATCGCCTCACCGTATGCGGCGCAGGGAATCGCGACCCCCGTCGAGGGCGGCTACCGGTTGACCGGGCGTTGGAACTTCTCCTCGGGAACCGATCACTGCAGCTGGATCTTCCTGGGGGCGCGCGTCGCGGAGACCACGCCACCCAAGGTCTTGCACGTCGTCCTGCCGCGCGCCGACTACACCATCGTCGAGGACTCCTGGGACGTCATCGGCCTGTCCGGCACCGGAAGCAAGGACATCGTCGTCGACGGCGCCTTCATCCCCGAATACCGCACCATCGACTTCGAACACGTCGCCTCCGGCGTCAGCGCCGCGGCGGCGGCAGGTCGCGATGAGACTGTGTACAAGCTGCCGTTCTGGACCATGTTCCCGCTGGGGATCACCTCGGCACTGATCGGGATCACCGAGGGGGCGCTGGCCGCGCACCTGGACTACCAGCGGGATAGGGTGGCCGCCACCGGCACCAAGATCAAGGACGACCCGTACGTGCTGTACGCGATCTCCGAGGCTGCCGCGGAGATCGCCGCCTCGCGCGTGCAACTGCTGGACGGCATCAGCCGGATGTATGACCTCGCTGACGCCGGCAAGGAGATCAGCTTCGAAGACCGATCCATGGTGCGGCGTAATCAGATTCGCTGCGCGTGGCGGGCGGTGGCCGCCGCCGACGCGATCTTCGCCCGCTCCGGCGGCAACGCCGCCCGCCGCAACAACCCGCTGCAGCGGTTCTGGCGCGACGCCCACGTTGGCTTGGGCCACGCCATCCAGACACCCGGGACGATCTACCATTCCAGCGCCCTCACCGCCATGGGAGTGGAGGGGTCTCCGGCATTGCGGGCGATGATCTGA
- a CDS encoding Acg family FMN-binding oxidoreductase: protein MLGTIVDAEVLTDAVRLACRAPSLHNSQPWRWVAHGGRLDLHLDPNRAVHGDQSAREALISCGAVLDHLRVAMAAAGWTAEVERFPDAEQPEYLATIGFTASERVTDMQRHRANAILARRTDRLPFMAPSNWIPVETVLKGVIEDPVSLYMVGDELRAKIAEASELADALRLYDSAYHAELSWWTAPFEVSDGIPESALVSAAESDRVDIGRTFPVTHNRERRLEVGDDHSRIVLLSTASDEPGDALACGEALSAVLLECTMAGLATCPVTHLTEVPAGRALLAGLVGGDDLPQILIRIGGVPALETLPAPTPRRPLADVLHFRI, encoded by the coding sequence ATGTTGGGAACGATCGTGGACGCCGAGGTCCTCACCGATGCAGTGCGACTGGCCTGCCGAGCGCCGTCCCTGCACAACAGCCAGCCATGGCGGTGGGTGGCCCATGGTGGTCGGCTCGACCTGCACCTTGACCCCAATCGTGCGGTGCACGGTGACCAGTCGGCGCGGGAGGCGCTGATCAGCTGCGGTGCGGTGCTCGATCACCTGAGGGTGGCGATGGCCGCGGCCGGGTGGACGGCCGAGGTCGAGCGGTTCCCGGATGCCGAGCAGCCCGAGTATCTGGCCACGATCGGCTTCACCGCCAGCGAGCGTGTCACTGACATGCAGCGTCATCGTGCCAACGCGATTCTGGCGCGGCGCACTGATCGGCTGCCGTTCATGGCGCCGAGCAATTGGATCCCCGTCGAGACGGTGCTCAAAGGCGTCATCGAAGATCCGGTGAGCCTCTACATGGTCGGCGATGAACTGCGCGCGAAGATCGCCGAGGCTTCCGAGTTGGCCGACGCCCTCCGTCTCTACGACTCGGCGTACCACGCCGAACTCAGTTGGTGGACTGCGCCGTTCGAGGTGTCCGATGGGATTCCCGAGAGTGCGCTGGTCTCGGCCGCCGAAAGCGACCGGGTGGACATCGGCCGGACTTTCCCGGTCACCCACAATCGGGAGCGACGTCTCGAGGTCGGTGACGACCACTCGCGGATCGTTCTGCTGTCCACCGCAAGTGACGAGCCAGGGGATGCGCTGGCCTGCGGCGAGGCACTCTCGGCGGTGCTACTGGAATGCACGATGGCCGGGTTGGCTACCTGCCCGGTTACCCACCTGACCGAGGTGCCCGCAGGTCGAGCGTTGTTGGCCGGGCTGGTAGGCGGAGATGATTTGCCGCAGATACTGATTCGCATCGGTGGCGTGCCGGCTTTGGAGACCCTCCCGGCGCCGACGCCACGGCGTCCCCTGGCCGACGTGCTGCATTTCAGGATCTGA
- a CDS encoding HNH endonuclease signature motif containing protein codes for MRSSGREEVVEAFDALSADLDRALDLDFDSLTPRECLALLRRCEKLRRRLPAVEHPLVNRLAATDPGELGGKPRWVLADELHIARGEAGRRIAEAAELGDRRTLTGEPLPPVRPAVATAQRDGRIGAGHIAVIRSFFHYLPTDIDPGTLAQAEQHLTALGTTCRPDELAKLATRLADHLHPDGNHSDDDRAQRRGILLGPQGRDGMSPIKGFLDPQARATLDAVLARWAAPGMCNPADATPCTSGTPTQAQIDTDTRNAGQRNHDALTAMGRALLATGNLGQHNGLPATIIVSTTLADLENGTGKAHTGGGTWLPMRDVIAMASHAHHYLRIYQGAQELALFHTKRLANPGQRIVLYAKERGCSHPGCPIPGYLCEVHHDTDYAKTRRTDITDLTLRCGPHHQLITTHGWRTHKRNDGTSQTLPPPHLDRGQPRTNHYHHPERLLQDSDDDDGP; via the coding sequence ATGCGTTCGAGCGGTCGTGAAGAGGTCGTCGAAGCCTTCGACGCGCTGTCGGCTGACCTGGATCGGGCGTTGGATCTGGACTTCGATTCCCTGACACCGCGGGAATGTCTGGCCCTGCTGCGCCGCTGCGAGAAGCTACGGCGGCGGCTTCCCGCGGTGGAGCACCCGCTGGTCAACCGGCTCGCCGCCACCGACCCGGGTGAATTGGGCGGCAAACCCCGCTGGGTGCTCGCCGACGAATTGCACATCGCTCGCGGTGAGGCCGGGCGGCGTATCGCTGAGGCTGCCGAACTCGGTGACCGTCGCACCCTGACCGGCGAACCCCTGCCACCGGTACGGCCCGCCGTCGCCACCGCCCAACGCGACGGGCGGATCGGGGCGGGTCACATCGCGGTGATCCGCTCCTTCTTTCACTACCTGCCCACCGATATCGACCCCGGGACTTTGGCCCAAGCCGAACAACACCTCACCGCACTCGGTACCACCTGTCGCCCCGATGAACTCGCGAAACTCGCAACACGGTTAGCCGACCACCTGCACCCCGACGGCAACCACTCCGACGACGACCGCGCCCAACGCCGCGGGATCCTGCTCGGCCCCCAAGGCCGTGACGGCATGAGCCCCATCAAAGGATTCCTCGACCCCCAAGCCCGCGCCACCCTCGATGCGGTCCTAGCCCGCTGGGCCGCCCCCGGCATGTGCAACCCGGCCGATGCCACCCCCTGCACCAGTGGCACACCCACACAAGCCCAGATCGACACCGACACCCGCAACGCCGGCCAGCGCAACCACGACGCCCTCACCGCCATGGGTCGGGCCCTGCTCGCTACGGGAAACCTCGGTCAACACAACGGCTTACCGGCCACCATCATCGTCTCGACCACCCTGGCCGACCTGGAGAATGGCACCGGCAAAGCCCACACCGGCGGCGGTACCTGGCTCCCCATGCGCGACGTCATCGCGATGGCAAGCCATGCCCACCACTACCTACGCATCTATCAGGGCGCCCAAGAGTTGGCCCTGTTCCACACCAAACGGTTGGCCAACCCCGGCCAGCGGATCGTGTTGTATGCCAAAGAGCGCGGCTGTTCCCACCCCGGTTGCCCGATCCCCGGCTACCTCTGCGAAGTCCACCATGACACCGACTACGCGAAAACCCGCCGCACCGACATCACCGACCTCACCCTGCGCTGCGGCCCCCACCACCAACTCATCACCACACACGGCTGGAGAACCCACAAGCGCAACGACGGCACCAGCCAAACCCTGCCCCCACCACACCTCGACAGAGGCCAACCCCGCACCAACCACTACCACCACCCCGAGAGGCTGCTGCAGGACAGCGACGACGACGACGGCCCGTAG
- a CDS encoding adenylate/guanylate cyclase domain-containing protein, with amino-acid sequence MADPEIADLLEGLDGTARAERAELIEWLLGQGITVEEIRRNVSPMLLASRRLVGDDGTYVSAREISASTGVDLDQLQRLQRAVGLPWVEDPDSPVQMRADASIAEHARRFVEAGIDAEQALQTARVLADGLAHAAEFMRFTVLSAVGEPGITELQIAQRSQELVGRLAPLLGSFVDDMLMLQLRHQLDIDAITAGERAAGTPLPGARQIVVAFADLVGFTRLGEMVPPEELVQLAERLTLLAREIAVPPVRFIKTIGDAVMFVCPDPEPLVDAVLRLVEAAQADESLPRLRAGIAAGEAVSRVGDWFGSPVNLASRITGVARPGTVLVAEPVRVALEDSGAFRWSFAGARHLKGIKAEVSLFRVRTSADS; translated from the coding sequence GTGGCAGACCCCGAGATCGCGGACTTGTTGGAGGGGCTGGACGGCACCGCGCGTGCCGAGCGTGCCGAACTGATCGAATGGCTGCTGGGACAGGGCATCACCGTCGAGGAGATCCGCCGCAACGTCTCACCGATGTTGCTGGCGTCGCGTCGCCTGGTCGGTGACGACGGCACCTATGTCTCGGCTCGGGAGATCAGCGCATCGACCGGCGTCGACTTGGACCAGTTGCAGCGCCTGCAGCGGGCGGTCGGGCTGCCGTGGGTGGAAGATCCGGATTCCCCGGTGCAGATGCGTGCCGATGCCAGCATCGCCGAGCATGCGCGCCGATTCGTCGAGGCGGGTATTGATGCCGAGCAGGCTCTGCAAACCGCCCGCGTCCTGGCCGACGGGCTGGCGCACGCGGCGGAGTTCATGCGTTTCACGGTGTTGTCGGCCGTCGGCGAGCCGGGTATCACCGAGCTGCAGATCGCGCAGCGTTCCCAGGAACTGGTGGGGCGCCTGGCGCCGTTGCTGGGCTCATTCGTGGACGACATGCTGATGTTGCAGCTGCGCCACCAGCTGGACATCGACGCGATCACCGCCGGCGAACGCGCGGCCGGCACACCGCTGCCCGGGGCGCGGCAGATCGTCGTCGCGTTTGCTGACCTGGTCGGCTTCACCCGGCTAGGTGAGATGGTTCCGCCCGAGGAGCTGGTTCAGCTCGCCGAGCGACTGACGTTGCTGGCACGCGAGATCGCAGTTCCACCAGTCCGATTCATCAAGACCATCGGCGACGCGGTGATGTTCGTCTGCCCGGATCCCGAGCCGCTGGTCGACGCGGTGTTGCGGTTGGTCGAGGCGGCTCAGGCCGACGAGAGCCTGCCGCGACTTCGTGCCGGAATCGCCGCCGGTGAGGCGGTGAGCCGGGTCGGGGACTGGTTCGGCAGTCCGGTCAATCTGGCCAGCCGGATAACCGGGGTGGCCCGGCCGGGAACGGTGCTGGTCGCTGAGCCGGTGCGGGTCGCGCTGGAGGATTCCGGTGCCTTCCGCTGGTCATTCGCGGGGGCACGCCACCTTAAGGGCATCAAAGCCGAGGTGAGCCTGTTCCGCGTCCGAACCAGCGCCGACTCCTGA